One Scytonema millei VB511283 DNA segment encodes these proteins:
- the grxC gene encoding glutaredoxin 3: MLDFLNPILNRHPERVKANVEIYTWQTCPYCIRAKLLLWWKGVNYTEYKIDGDDVARNKMAERANGRRTVPQIFINNEHVGGCDDIYKLDSEGKLDPLLAQPA, from the coding sequence ATGTTGGATTTCCTCAATCCGATTCTCAACCGTCACCCAGAGCGAGTCAAAGCCAACGTCGAGATTTACACCTGGCAGACTTGCCCCTACTGCATTCGCGCCAAATTATTGCTGTGGTGGAAGGGTGTCAACTACACGGAATATAAGATTGATGGTGATGATGTAGCTAGAAATAAAATGGCGGAACGCGCCAACGGACGGCGCACCGTTCCGCAAATCTTCATCAATAACGAGCATGTCGGCGGCTGCGACGATATTTATAAATTAGATAGCGAAGGCAAATTAGATCCTCTTCTCGCCCAACCAGCATAA
- the tadA gene encoding tRNA adenosine(34) deaminase TadA, protein MTVEAPEYIIHRQWMQRAIALAQIAGEAGEVPVGAVIIDSSSNVIAEAENRRERDNDPTAHAEIIALRQAGKTLQNWHLDRCILYVTLEPCPMCAGAIVQARIGLLVYGADDPKTGAIRTVTNIPDSACSYHRLPVLAGILESTCRQQLQDWFRQKRGARETREQGAGGKRAEGAPGC, encoded by the coding sequence GTGACAGTTGAAGCCCCAGAATATATTATCCACCGTCAATGGATGCAACGGGCGATCGCCCTTGCCCAAATTGCCGGGGAAGCCGGAGAAGTCCCCGTTGGTGCAGTCATTATCGATTCAAGCAGCAACGTCATTGCCGAAGCAGAAAATCGACGAGAACGAGACAACGACCCCACCGCCCATGCAGAAATTATTGCTTTGCGCCAAGCTGGTAAAACCTTACAAAACTGGCATCTCGATCGCTGTATCTTATACGTTACCCTAGAACCCTGTCCCATGTGTGCGGGGGCGATCGTACAAGCACGAATTGGTTTACTTGTCTATGGTGCAGACGATCCGAAAACTGGAGCTATTCGCACCGTCACCAACATTCCCGATAGCGCCTGTTCCTACCATCGCCTCCCCGTTCTCGCTGGCATTTTAGAATCCACCTGTCGTCAACAGTTACAAGATTGGTTCCGCCAGAAGAGAGGGGCAAGGGAGACAAGGGAGCAGGGAGCAGGGGGAAAGAGAGCTGAGGGAGCGCCAGGTTGCTGA
- the grxD gene encoding Grx4 family monothiol glutaredoxin, giving the protein MTPELKERLDNLVQQNKILVFMKGNKLMPQCGFSNNVVQILNTLGVPFETVDVLADYDIRQGIKEYSNWPTIPQVYVNGQFVGGSDILIEMYQSGELQQMVEVALAS; this is encoded by the coding sequence ATGACTCCAGAATTGAAAGAGCGACTCGATAATCTCGTTCAACAAAACAAAATCTTGGTTTTTATGAAGGGCAATAAGTTGATGCCCCAGTGTGGTTTTTCTAACAATGTCGTGCAAATTCTTAACACTCTGGGAGTTCCCTTCGAGACTGTTGACGTTTTAGCAGACTATGACATCCGACAAGGAATTAAAGAATATTCCAATTGGCCCACCATTCCTCAAGTTTATGTTAACGGTCAATTTGTGGGCGGCTCTGATATTCTGATTGAAATGTACCAAAGTGGCGAGCTACAACAGATGGTAGAAGTCGCGCTTGCTTCTTAA
- the glpX gene encoding class II fructose-bisphosphatase, producing MENTLGLEIIEVVEQAAIASSRWMGKGEKNTADQVAVEAMRERMNKIYMRGRIVIGEGERDEAPMLYIGEEVGICTRADAKDYCNPDELVEIDIAVDPCEGTNLVAYGQNGSMAVLAIAEKGGLFAAPDFYMRKLAAPAPARGHVDINKSATQNLKILSECLGRAVEELVVVVMDRPRHKELIQEIRQAGARVRLISDGDVSAAISCAFSGTNIHALMGIGAAPEGVISAAALRCLGGHFQGQLIYDPEVVKTGLIGESKEGNIARLKDMGINDPDRVYNAEELASGQTVLFAACGITPGTLMEGVRFFKGGARTQSLVISSQSRTARFVDTIHMFDEPKTLQLK from the coding sequence GTGGAAAATACTCTAGGTTTAGAGATTATTGAAGTTGTAGAACAAGCAGCGATCGCATCTTCCCGTTGGATGGGTAAAGGCGAGAAAAACACTGCTGACCAAGTGGCTGTAGAAGCCATGCGGGAGAGAATGAATAAAATTTACATGCGGGGTCGGATTGTCATCGGTGAAGGCGAACGGGATGAAGCCCCCATGTTATACATTGGCGAAGAAGTCGGGATTTGTACCCGTGCCGATGCCAAAGATTACTGTAACCCAGATGAACTAGTTGAAATTGACATCGCCGTTGACCCTTGCGAAGGCACGAACTTAGTCGCCTACGGACAAAACGGTTCAATGGCTGTACTCGCGATCGCCGAAAAAGGTGGTTTGTTTGCTGCTCCTGACTTTTACATGAGAAAGCTCGCAGCACCAGCCCCAGCACGCGGTCATGTAGATATTAATAAATCGGCTACCCAAAACCTCAAAATTCTCTCAGAATGCCTCGGACGCGCTGTAGAGGAGCTAGTTGTGGTCGTGATGGATCGTCCCCGCCACAAAGAATTAATTCAAGAAATTCGTCAAGCAGGGGCAAGAGTGCGCTTAATTAGCGATGGCGATGTCTCCGCCGCGATCTCCTGCGCTTTCTCTGGAACGAATATTCATGCCTTGATGGGAATTGGTGCAGCTCCAGAAGGCGTAATTTCCGCTGCGGCGTTGCGCTGTTTGGGCGGGCATTTCCAAGGACAATTGATCTACGATCCAGAAGTAGTCAAAACTGGTTTGATTGGCGAGAGTAAAGAGGGAAATATCGCCCGTTTGAAAGACATGGGAATTAATGACCCAGACCGAGTTTACAATGCTGAAGAGTTAGCTTCGGGTCAAACCGTCTTGTTCGCTGCTTGTGGTATTACCCCAGGTACGCTGATGGAAGGTGTCCGCTTCTTCAAAGGTGGAGCCAGAACCCAAAGTTTAGTTATCTCCAGCCAATCCCGCACGGCGCGGTTTGTAGACACGATCCATATGTTTGACGAACCAAAGACACTGCAACTGAAGTAG
- a CDS encoding BolA family protein — protein sequence MISPQQVEEMIKVAMPDAQVQVQDLTGGGDHYQVVVVSSQFEGKGRVQQHQLVYSSLNQAMSSEAIHALALRTYTPQAWQAASQVV from the coding sequence ATGATTAGTCCTCAGCAAGTTGAGGAAATGATTAAGGTAGCGATGCCAGATGCCCAAGTTCAAGTACAAGACTTGACTGGGGGTGGAGATCATTACCAAGTAGTAGTCGTTTCTTCCCAGTTTGAAGGTAAGGGACGAGTACAACAGCACCAACTCGTCTACAGCTCCCTCAACCAAGCAATGTCATCAGAAGCTATCCATGCCCTAGCACTAAGGACTTACACACCCCAAGCTTGGCAAGCTGCCAGCCAAGTGGTGTAA
- a CDS encoding DUF3368 domain-containing protein, producing MIVVSDTSPINNLAAINRLNLLQQLYGTITIPQAVYRELTEPDFPVAGAIEVQTFDWIQVRQVNNNGVVIALQNELDFGEAEAIALALETQAEQLLIDERLGRIVAARLNLRYTGILGILIEAKSQELIPEVKPLLDALINQAGFWVAQSLYDRVLRLAGEV from the coding sequence GTGATTGTTGTCAGCGATACTTCTCCGATTAATAATCTTGCAGCTATCAATCGACTCAATCTTTTACAACAACTCTACGGCACGATTACTATTCCTCAAGCTGTTTACCGCGAATTAACCGAGCCTGATTTTCCAGTAGCAGGCGCAATAGAAGTGCAAACTTTTGATTGGATTCAGGTACGCCAAGTTAATAACAACGGAGTAGTTATAGCACTTCAAAACGAACTAGATTTTGGTGAAGCTGAAGCAATTGCTTTAGCACTAGAAACACAAGCGGAACAACTTCTCATTGATGAACGGCTTGGTCGTATCGTTGCAGCTAGACTGAATCTAAGATATACAGGGATTTTAGGTATTCTAATCGAAGCAAAAAGTCAAGAACTAATTCCTGAAGTGAAACCTTTACTAGATGCCTTAATAAACCAAGCAGGTTTCTGGGTAGCTCAATCCTTGTACGATCGCGTTTTAAGGCTAGCTGGTGAAGTCTAA
- a CDS encoding glutamyl-tRNA reductase, translating into MNIAVIGLSHKTAPVEVREKLSIPESQLEGAIAHLCSYPHITEAAILSTCNRLEIYIVTPETEQGIREVTQFLGEHSKLPVRDLRQHLFILLHQDAVMHLMRVSAGLDSLVLGEGQILAQVKQTHSLGQQYNGIKLILNKLFKQAITAGKRVRSETSIGTGAVSISSAAVELAQMKVANLAACRVAIVGAGKMSELLVKHLVAKGASQICILNRSLKRSQALANQFQQANLQLCLLSEMMPVVASSDLVFTSTSATEPLIDRAKLEIALEPNRPLMLFDISVPRNVHEDVNDLEHVQAFNVDDLKAVVAQNQESRRRMAMEAEKLLDEEVETFDVWWRSLETVSTISCLRHKVETIREQELEKALSRLGSEFAEKHQEVIEALTRGIVNKILHDPMVQLRSQQDIEARRRCMQTLQVLFNLDAEEQFG; encoded by the coding sequence ATGAACATTGCGGTTATCGGGTTAAGTCACAAAACAGCCCCAGTAGAAGTTAGGGAAAAGCTGAGTATTCCAGAATCGCAGTTGGAAGGCGCGATCGCACACTTGTGTAGCTATCCGCATATTACCGAAGCAGCAATACTTAGCACTTGTAACCGTCTGGAGATTTATATCGTGACTCCAGAAACGGAACAAGGGATTCGGGAAGTGACCCAGTTTTTGGGCGAACATAGCAAATTACCAGTCCGCGATTTAAGACAACACTTATTTATTTTGCTCCACCAAGATGCAGTCATGCACTTGATGCGAGTCTCGGCAGGTTTGGATAGCTTGGTGTTAGGAGAAGGGCAAATCTTAGCTCAGGTAAAACAAACCCACAGTTTAGGACAACAATATAACGGTATCAAACTCATTCTGAATAAGCTGTTTAAACAAGCAATTACGGCTGGCAAAAGGGTACGTTCTGAAACTAGTATCGGTACTGGTGCGGTTTCGATTAGTTCTGCGGCAGTAGAATTAGCCCAAATGAAAGTTGCTAATTTAGCAGCTTGCCGAGTGGCGATCGTTGGGGCGGGTAAAATGTCGGAGTTACTCGTTAAACATTTGGTAGCAAAAGGTGCGAGTCAAATTTGTATTTTGAATCGTTCTTTAAAGCGATCGCAAGCTTTAGCTAATCAGTTTCAACAGGCTAATTTACAACTTTGTTTGCTATCAGAAATGATGCCAGTGGTGGCATCATCGGATCTGGTATTTACTAGTACCTCGGCTACAGAACCACTGATCGATCGCGCTAAGCTGGAAATTGCTCTAGAACCAAATCGTCCGTTGATGCTATTTGACATCTCCGTACCGCGTAACGTACATGAAGATGTCAACGATTTAGAACACGTACAAGCATTTAACGTAGACGATTTAAAGGCTGTGGTGGCTCAAAATCAAGAAAGCCGTCGCAGAATGGCAATGGAAGCTGAAAAGCTGCTGGATGAGGAAGTAGAAACATTTGACGTGTGGTGGCGATCGCTGGAAACTGTTTCTACGATCAGTTGCTTGCGTCATAAAGTCGAAACCATTCGCGAACAAGAGTTAGAAAAGGCTTTATCGCGTTTGGGTTCGGAATTTGCCGAAAAGCACCAAGAAGTGATCGAAGCTTTAACCAGAGGAATCGTGAATAAAATTTTGCACGATCCGATGGTACAGTTGCGATCGCAGCAGGATATTGAAGCTCGGCGGCGTTGTATGCAAACTCTTCAAGTCCTGTTTAATTTGGATGCTGAAGAACAGTTTGGTTAA
- the recQ gene encoding DNA helicase RecQ, which produces MPRFQSLEAALKHYFGYDSFRPGQKQIVEQALQNRDQLIVMPTGGGKSLCFQLPALLQPGLTVVVSPLIALMQDQVEALRDNGIGATFLNSSLNLHQVRSREQAILSGKTKLLYVAPERLLNEKFLPFLDLIREKMGIAAFAIDEAHCVSEWGHDFRPEYRQLKQLRQRYPGVPTLALTATATDRVRQDIIQQLGLEQPSIHVASFNRPNLYYEVQPKQKQSYSQLLQIIRQSEGSGIVYCLSRRKVDEIAFKLQQDKIAALPYHAGLSDTERAENQTRFIRDDVRVMVATIAFGMGINKPDVRFVIHHDLPRNIEGYYQESGRAGRDGEKARCTLFLGYGDIKTIEYLIDQKTDVQEQRIARQQLRQVIDFAEGTDCRRTIVLGYFGERFVGQCSGCDNCLAPKPVADWTIEAMKFLSCVARCKEKFGMNHIIDILRGSKNQKVLQYGHNKLSTYGIGKDKTVEEWRLLGRSLLHQGLLDQTTDGYSVLKLNSASWEVMRRQRTVSIAIDNTPNLAAQPLEARTAEVEMLFQKLRSLRKEIADEQSVPPYVIFADSTLKFMALQQPQTLTEFAKLSGVTSHKIAQYGKKFLIEIQAYTQTQNSHPTGTEQYTLQLYQQGLSVAEIAQKRDLRPTTIIRHLSDLVEKNQDVDLDRLVDRDRQVKICQALEKLGDISLTPIREYLGEDYSYDEIRLVRGRWRHEKN; this is translated from the coding sequence ATGCCTCGGTTTCAATCCCTGGAAGCAGCACTCAAACACTATTTTGGCTACGATAGCTTCCGCCCTGGACAAAAACAAATCGTCGAACAAGCGCTGCAAAATCGGGATCAACTGATTGTCATGCCTACAGGCGGTGGAAAGTCTCTCTGCTTTCAGCTGCCAGCCCTGTTACAGCCAGGTTTAACCGTGGTGGTATCTCCCCTCATTGCCCTCATGCAAGACCAGGTGGAGGCGCTGCGAGATAACGGAATTGGAGCAACATTTCTCAATAGCAGCCTTAATTTACACCAAGTGCGATCGCGGGAACAAGCGATTCTCAGTGGCAAAACTAAACTTCTCTACGTCGCCCCAGAACGGCTGTTAAACGAAAAATTTCTGCCTTTTCTCGACTTAATCCGGGAGAAAATGGGGATTGCGGCGTTTGCAATTGATGAAGCCCATTGCGTCTCGGAGTGGGGACACGATTTTCGCCCCGAATATCGCCAGTTAAAACAGTTGCGTCAGCGTTACCCTGGTGTACCAACCCTCGCCCTCACCGCTACAGCTACAGATAGAGTTCGTCAAGATATTATTCAACAATTAGGATTGGAACAACCTAGCATTCATGTTGCGAGTTTCAACCGCCCTAATCTTTACTACGAAGTTCAACCAAAACAAAAGCAAAGTTACAGCCAACTGCTACAAATTATTCGGCAATCGGAAGGATCGGGAATTGTCTATTGTCTCAGTCGTCGCAAAGTCGATGAAATTGCCTTTAAGTTACAACAAGACAAGATTGCGGCTCTACCTTACCATGCAGGTTTAAGCGATACAGAAAGAGCGGAAAATCAAACCCGTTTTATTCGCGATGATGTCAGAGTTATGGTAGCAACGATCGCCTTTGGGATGGGAATCAATAAACCTGATGTACGATTCGTTATCCATCACGATTTACCTCGAAATATTGAAGGTTACTATCAAGAATCGGGACGGGCGGGAAGAGATGGGGAAAAAGCCCGTTGTACATTATTTTTAGGTTATGGCGATATTAAAACAATTGAATATTTAATCGACCAAAAAACTGACGTACAAGAACAAAGAATTGCTCGTCAACAGTTGCGTCAGGTCATTGATTTTGCCGAAGGAACAGATTGTCGGCGCACAATTGTCTTAGGCTATTTTGGCGAACGATTTGTCGGACAATGTAGCGGTTGCGATAATTGTCTTGCACCCAAACCAGTTGCAGACTGGACAATCGAGGCGATGAAATTTCTTTCTTGCGTGGCGCGTTGCAAAGAGAAATTTGGCATGAATCACATTATTGATATCTTGCGCGGTTCTAAAAATCAGAAAGTTTTGCAATACGGTCATAACAAACTTTCAACTTATGGAATTGGCAAAGATAAAACTGTAGAAGAGTGGCGATTGTTAGGGCGATCGCTATTACATCAAGGTTTGTTAGATCAGACAACAGACGGTTATTCTGTTTTAAAACTTAATAGTGCAAGTTGGGAGGTGATGCGACGACAGCGGACAGTTTCAATTGCAATTGATAATACACCAAATCTTGCGGCTCAACCTTTAGAAGCACGAACGGCTGAAGTCGAAATGCTATTTCAAAAACTGCGATCGCTACGGAAAGAAATTGCAGACGAACAATCAGTTCCACCCTATGTCATTTTTGCCGATTCTACGCTGAAATTTATGGCATTGCAGCAACCACAAACTTTAACTGAATTTGCCAAACTCTCGGGTGTAACCTCACACAAAATAGCTCAGTATGGCAAAAAGTTCTTAATAGAAATTCAGGCTTATACTCAAACTCAGAATTCACATCCAACTGGAACAGAACAATATACTTTACAGTTATATCAACAAGGATTGAGCGTAGCAGAAATTGCCCAAAAGCGAGATTTGCGCCCAACAACAATTATCCGTCACTTATCAGATTTAGTGGAAAAAAACCAGGATGTGGATTTAGATCGGTTAGTCGATCGCGATCGCCAGGTTAAAATTTGTCAAGCTTTAGAAAAACTTGGCGATATTTCCCTTACCCCAATTCGAGAATATTTAGGCGAGGATTATTCCTACGACGAAATTCGCTTGGTGAGGGGACGCTGGCGACACGAAAAAAATTGA
- a CDS encoding pentapeptide repeat-containing protein encodes MANREHLALLQQGAVTWLEWRQQNVQIEPDLSAANLCGANFRGANLTKANLKRANLDRAKLIAANLCGANLSAASLCEAELIDANLQKAELVDAQLISAQLMGADLAYANLIGADLRGVDLKAADLSHTNLTAAEFIGATLSEADLSVAKLSRASLVYTNLTGANFSHANLSSTNLYEAEAIATYFYRANLCQANLSEAHFGGAYLFGAELVTAELYMTDLRWTNLSKTNFTDANLIKADLRGANLSRANFTGANLSEAKLDGANLSKAIFQRTIMPDGKVHR; translated from the coding sequence ATGGCAAATCGGGAGCATCTGGCGCTACTGCAACAGGGTGCGGTTACTTGGTTGGAGTGGCGCCAGCAAAATGTGCAGATTGAACCTGACTTGAGCGCAGCTAATTTGTGTGGGGCTAATTTTAGGGGTGCTAATCTTACCAAGGCTAATCTAAAAAGAGCCAATCTCGATCGCGCTAAACTGATTGCAGCTAATTTGTGTGGGGCTAATCTCAGTGCAGCTAGTTTGTGCGAAGCTGAATTGATTGATGCTAATTTGCAAAAAGCAGAATTAGTTGATGCTCAGTTAATTTCAGCTCAGTTAATGGGTGCAGATTTAGCTTATGCTAATCTAATTGGGGCAGATTTGCGGGGTGTCGATTTAAAAGCCGCAGATCTCAGCCATACTAATTTGACAGCGGCTGAATTTATTGGAGCTACTCTTAGCGAAGCAGATTTGAGTGTAGCGAAGTTGAGTCGGGCTAGTCTTGTTTATACTAATTTGACTGGGGCTAATTTCAGTCATGCTAATTTGAGTAGTACGAATTTATATGAGGCTGAGGCGATCGCCACTTATTTTTATCGTGCTAATTTATGTCAAGCTAATTTGAGTGAAGCTCATTTTGGTGGTGCATATTTGTTTGGAGCAGAGCTGGTTACAGCCGAGCTTTACATGACGGATTTGAGATGGACAAATTTAAGCAAAACTAATTTTACGGATGCTAATTTAATTAAGGCTGATTTGAGGGGTGCTAATCTTAGTAGAGCTAATTTCACAGGTGCTAATTTAAGCGAGGCTAAGTTGGATGGAGCTAACTTGAGTAAGGCAATTTTTCAGAGGACAATTATGCCTGATGGGAAGGTTCATCGATAA
- a CDS encoding lysophospholipid acyltransferase family protein — protein MAASSHVSPWLTPIVYPIGRRLVLPFYFDKIEVSGWENLPNGGPVIVAPTHRSRWDALMVPAIVGKVATGRDPRFMVSIDEMKGIQGWFISHLGGFAVDVKRPSISTLRHGVELLQQGEMLVIFPEGGDLKKNRECTLNSLQPGLARLALQAESSQPDLGVKILPLGIYYNPPTVPWRCQVRISIGSPIQVGDYSTGSIKKDAKQLTQDLELALKQLGSKTQATVEQDSTPSLYSDRKESFI, from the coding sequence GTGGCTGCAAGCTCTCACGTTTCGCCTTGGTTAACGCCCATAGTCTATCCTATCGGACGGCGCTTGGTCTTACCCTTTTATTTTGACAAGATTGAAGTTAGCGGATGGGAAAACTTGCCGAATGGAGGTCCTGTCATCGTAGCACCTACCCACCGTTCTCGTTGGGATGCGCTCATGGTTCCTGCAATCGTGGGTAAGGTTGCGACTGGGCGAGATCCGCGATTTATGGTGTCTATAGACGAAATGAAGGGTATCCAAGGATGGTTTATTAGCCATTTAGGAGGATTTGCTGTTGACGTGAAGCGTCCATCCATTAGTACTCTCAGACATGGCGTAGAATTACTACAACAAGGAGAAATGCTAGTCATTTTTCCTGAAGGTGGCGACCTGAAAAAAAATCGCGAGTGTACGCTGAATTCTCTTCAACCTGGTTTAGCTCGCCTAGCACTACAAGCCGAATCAAGTCAGCCAGACTTAGGTGTCAAAATATTACCGCTCGGTATTTACTATAATCCTCCGACCGTACCGTGGAGATGTCAGGTGAGGATTAGTATTGGTTCTCCTATCCAAGTCGGAGATTACAGCACGGGTTCGATTAAAAAAGATGCGAAGCAATTGACACAAGATTTAGAACTAGCACTTAAACAGTTGGGCAGTAAGACGCAAGCAACCGTAGAGCAAGATAGCACTCCTTCCCTATACTCTGACAGAAAAGAATCTTTTATTTAA
- a CDS encoding response regulator, whose translation MKLNNWLHAWSQGQLRNGRLKIQNSNGRQQWSLYFHLGHLIGDAGGVHPRRRWLRQLAQYCPQIQVDPIHLYQEQKYRGDDYEFLAALMSKREILRQQMVSVVQGSVAEVLFDILQQEQWLRDRSLPPLSYTFTPEEKLYTSPLVFLSPDRSWQQAKQAWQKWCQAGLEEFSPNVAPLIWQREELQQQSSPVVYRSLVSMVDGKRTLRDLALRLRQDPILLTQSLLPYIRRGWMKSIEVGDIGEKLEHVVTRGFQSSPAQPKTTSPLIAYIDDSPRDSQLLGRILTQAGYRYISLQDSVLALPMLLEHKPSLIFLDLVMPIANGYEICAQIRRTSVLKDTPAIILTSNDGIIDRVRAKVVRSTEFISKPIEAPKILNVVRKYLEFGDRNTRQTDEKPTMEYGID comes from the coding sequence GTGAAACTAAACAACTGGCTACACGCTTGGAGCCAAGGGCAATTGAGAAACGGTAGGTTGAAGATTCAAAACTCCAATGGACGGCAGCAGTGGAGTTTGTATTTTCACTTGGGTCATCTGATTGGGGATGCAGGCGGAGTGCATCCCAGGCGACGCTGGCTGCGTCAGTTGGCGCAGTATTGCCCTCAAATTCAAGTCGATCCGATCCACCTTTACCAAGAACAAAAATATCGCGGCGACGATTATGAGTTTTTAGCTGCATTGATGAGCAAGCGAGAGATCCTGCGCCAACAAATGGTATCAGTGGTTCAAGGTAGCGTCGCAGAAGTCTTATTTGATATTCTGCAACAGGAACAGTGGCTGCGCGATCGCTCGCTTCCACCCCTGAGCTACACTTTTACTCCCGAAGAAAAGTTATATACTTCGCCTTTAGTTTTTCTCTCTCCAGACCGTTCTTGGCAGCAAGCAAAGCAGGCTTGGCAGAAATGGTGTCAGGCGGGACTAGAAGAGTTTTCACCAAATGTGGCTCCGTTGATCTGGCAGCGCGAAGAATTGCAGCAACAATCTTCACCCGTAGTCTACCGCAGTCTGGTATCGATGGTAGATGGTAAGCGAACGCTGCGAGATTTAGCCTTGAGATTGCGACAAGACCCCATATTACTCACCCAATCTCTACTCCCCTATATTCGGCGCGGCTGGATGAAGTCAATTGAAGTAGGGGATATCGGTGAGAAGCTGGAACACGTTGTCACGCGAGGCTTTCAGTCTTCTCCCGCACAGCCAAAGACGACGAGTCCTCTCATAGCCTATATCGATGACAGTCCCAGAGATAGCCAATTGTTAGGCAGAATTCTCACCCAAGCAGGTTATCGATACATCAGCTTGCAAGACTCCGTGCTTGCCCTACCAATGCTTTTAGAACATAAACCCAGTTTAATTTTCTTAGATTTGGTGATGCCGATCGCCAACGGTTACGAAATTTGCGCCCAAATCCGCCGAACTTCTGTATTGAAAGATACACCAGCGATTATTTTAACCAGTAACGACGGGATTATCGATCGCGTCCGTGCCAAAGTCGTGCGATCGACAGAGTTTATCTCAAAACCAATCGAAGCGCCGAAAATCCTCAACGTGGTGAGAAAATATTTAGAATTCGGCGATCGGAATACTCGTCAGACGGACGAGAAACCAACAATGGAATATGGAATTGATTGA
- a CDS encoding UPF0175 family protein codes for MSITIPDEMLAATRMSEAEMKQEIAVMLFQKEKLTLAQASRFAGMNRVAFQHLLASRQIPVHYDVEDFEQDIKNLREMGRL; via the coding sequence ATGAGTATTACTATACCTGACGAGATGCTAGCTGCGACTCGCATGAGTGAAGCCGAAATGAAACAGGAAATTGCAGTTATGCTATTTCAAAAGGAGAAACTAACCCTAGCCCAAGCGAGTCGGTTTGCGGGAATGAATCGAGTTGCGTTTCAGCATTTACTGGCAAGTCGTCAAATTCCAGTGCATTACGATGTAGAAGATTTTGAGCAAGATATTAAGAATTTACGGGAAATGGGTAGATTGTGA
- a CDS encoding RNA recognition motif domain-containing protein, which yields MSIYVGNLSYEVTPEDLSAAFAQYGSVKRVQLPTDRETGRVRGFAFVEMDTDAEETTAIDALDGAEWMGRNMKVNKAKPREDRGSSDGRRGNSNGGYSRRY from the coding sequence ATGTCAATTTATGTAGGTAACTTATCATATGAGGTAACGCCAGAAGACCTCAGCGCCGCTTTTGCACAGTATGGATCTGTAAAAAGAGTTCAATTACCAACCGACCGCGAAACAGGTCGAGTGCGTGGTTTTGCATTCGTAGAAATGGATACAGATGCCGAAGAAACCACTGCTATTGATGCCCTCGATGGCGCTGAGTGGATGGGGCGGAATATGAAGGTTAATAAAGCAAAGCCTAGAGAAGACAGAGGCTCGTCTGATGGTAGACGTGGAAACAGTAACGGTGGATACTCTCGTCGTTACTAA
- a CDS encoding BMC domain-containing protein, producing the protein MGIELRSYVFIDSLQPQHAAYMGTVAAGFLPLPGDASLWIEVSPGIEVIRLMDIALKSASVRPGVQVVERLYGLLEVHSSRQGETRAAGKAVMEAMGVRERDCLKPQVMSSQIIRNIDPHQTQLINRTRRGQMILAGQTLYVLEVQPAAYAALAANQAEKAALINILEIQAVGSFGRLYLGGEERDIIAGSSAALAAMENALGRENPAIGGRKE; encoded by the coding sequence TTGGGTATTGAATTACGCAGTTATGTGTTTATAGATAGCTTACAACCTCAACATGCAGCTTACATGGGGACGGTGGCAGCGGGTTTTTTGCCATTACCAGGTGATGCTTCTCTGTGGATTGAAGTCTCGCCAGGGATTGAGGTGATCCGCTTAATGGATATTGCCCTAAAATCTGCTTCTGTGCGTCCAGGGGTGCAGGTGGTAGAACGGCTTTACGGATTGCTAGAAGTCCATTCTAGTCGCCAAGGGGAGACGCGGGCGGCGGGTAAGGCGGTGATGGAAGCAATGGGAGTACGCGAACGAGATTGCCTCAAGCCACAAGTGATGTCGAGTCAAATTATCCGCAATATCGATCCGCACCAAACACAATTGATTAATCGTACCCGCCGAGGGCAGATGATTTTGGCAGGGCAAACACTGTATGTATTAGAAGTACAGCCTGCGGCTTATGCAGCCCTAGCAGCAAATCAAGCAGAGAAAGCAGCTTTGATTAATATTTTAGAGATTCAAGCAGTGGGTAGTTTTGGACGGCTTTACTTGGGTGGGGAAGAACGAGATATTATCGCAGGTTCGAGTGCGGCGTTAGCGGCGATGGAAAATGCCCTCGGACGCGAAAACCCTGCCATTGGGGGGCGCAAGGAGTAG